In the Streptomyces sp. NBC_00193 genome, ACCACGTCCGTGACCCCCGCTTCTACGACCCGATGGTCGCGTACCTCCTCGCGGCGGCGGGCCTCCTCTAGCCACCTCACGCGGGGGCCCGGCCCGGGCGCCTCACGCGGGGGGCGGGGCCCCGGGCACGCCGCTGCGCGGCGCCGAGTCCCCTCCCCGCCCTTCGCCCGTTCCCCGGGGCCCCGCCCCGGACCCGCTGCCAGGTGCGGCGCCGTTCCGGGGGCCAGCCCCCGTGCCCCCGCGCCTCAAACGCCGGCGGGGCTGGATTGGGCCAGGGCCCATTTGCCGGGTGCGGCGCCGTTGCGGGGGCCAGCCCCCGTGCCCCCGCGCCTCAAACGCCGGCGGGGCTGGATTGGGCCGGGACCCGTTTGCCGGGTGCGGCGCCGTTGCGGGGGCCAGCCCCCGTGCCCCCGCGCCTCAGGGGCCGGCGGGGCTGGATTGTGCCGGGACCCCCGTGGGGCTGGATTGGGCCGGCGCTGGGTCTTTTCAGCCGTCCGGCGTTTGAGGACCGGGGTCTGGGGCGGAGCCCCAGGGGGGCCGGGCGCAGCCCGGGACCCTCGCTTCAGCCCGTCCGGCGCTTGAGGACCGGGGTCCGGGCAGCGCCCGGGGAACGGTGGAAGGGCGGGTAGGGGACTTCGCCCCGCAGGGCCGAACCGCCCGCAGCCGCCCATCGGGCCCGGGGGCGAACGGGAAGTATCAAGATCGGCCATCTCCGTCAAGCCCCGAATGTGAGTGGCGTGACGCGATTCCCGTCATCGGGTTTATTTGAAGTACGCCCTCACCGGGAAACACCGGAAGAAATAAGAGGGCAGGGAATCGCCCCGGACCCTTTCCCCGGAAATGATTCTCGGACCCCCCTTCTTTTCCGAATGGAGAACGGCCATGTTCAAGATCCTGTCGACCCGCCGCATCGTCCTCGCCTCCGCTTCCGTCGCCCTGCTGGGTGGTGGCATCGCCCTCCCCGCCACGGCGATGGCAGCCCCCACGACCGTCCCGCACCAGGCGGTGTCCGTCCTCCAGGACGACAGCGCAGACGGCATCGGCACCGGCGGCGACGCCAACGCCGAGAACACCACCGTCGGCGGCGACTCCCGCGGCGGCGACGCCAACAGCGGCGTCGGCAGCTGCAAGGGCAAGTGCGACATCAAGACCGGAAACGCCCGCGGCGGCGACTCCAGCGCCGACGCCATCAACACCGGCGACGCCACCGCCGTCGGCGGCGACGGCACCGGCAAGGGCGGAAACCTGAACAAGGTCAACAAGCAGACGATCAAGAACCAGCTCAAGAACAAGCTCGGCAACTGAGCCCAGCAAGCCACCCCACACAGCGGCGCCCCGGGAATCCCCGGGGCGCCGTCGCGTGCCACGGACACCACGGACGCCGGAGAGGCCAAGCCCCTCCGGCGTCCGGCGTGCGTTCCCGTGAATGGAGGAGGGGCTATCAAGATCGACCGTATCCGTCAAGCCCCGAATGTGAGTGGCGTGACGGGATTCCCGCCATCGGGTTTATTTGAAGTACGCCCTCACCGGGAAACACCGGAAGAAATAAGAGGGCAGGGAATCACCCCGAATCCCTCCTCTTCTTTCCTTTTCTTTTCCGAATGGAGAACGGCCATGTTCAAGATCCTGTCGACCCGCCGCATCGTCCTCGCCTCCGCTTCCGTCGCCCTGCTGGGCGGTGGCATCGCCCTCCCCGCCACGGCGATGGCAGCCCCCACGGCCGCCCCGCAGCACGCGGTGTCCGTCCTCCAGGACGACAGCGCAGACGGCATCGGCACCGGCGGCGACGCCAACGCCGAGAACACCACCGTCGGCGGCACCTCGCAGGGCGGCAACGCCGACAGCAGCGTCGGCAGCTGCAAGGGCAAGTGCACGATCTACACCGGAAACGCCACGGGCGGCAACTCCAGCGCCGACGCCATCAACACCGGCGACGCCACCGCCGTCGGCGGCGACGGCAGCGGCCAGGGCGGGAACCTGAACAAGGTCAACAAGAACACGGTGAAGAACCAGGTCAAGAAGGACCTCAAGGCCAAGCTCGGCAACTGAGTCCACCCCACGAGAACGGCGCCCCGGGACCCCCGGGGCGCCGTTCTCGTGCGTCAAGAAGGGGAAGGGGGAGAGGGGGGAGGTGACGGCGTCGGGTCCAGGTACACCCGGCGGATCGCCGGGAAGCGGTCCCGGAGCTGTTCCTCGGCGATCTCGCAGGCCGCCTCCACCTGCGCCGCGGACGCCAGATCGTGGAAGTCGATCTTCGCGGCGATCAGTACCTCCGACGGCCCCTGCACCAGCGTGGTCAGCTCCAGCACGCCCTCGATGTGCAGCACCGACAGCAGCTCCTCCCGCACCTCCGCCCGCATCCCCTCCGGCAGCGGCCGCCCGATCAGGTACTGCGCGTTCGAGCGGCCGAGCTCCCACGCCACCCACACCAGCAGCAGCCCGATCAGCAGCGAGGCCACCCCGTCGTACACGCCCGATCCCGTGAGCTGCGCCCCGAGCAGGCCGCCCGCGGCCAGCGCCAGCCCGATCAGGGCGGCCACGTTCTCCAGGAGGACGGCCTTCACCGCCGTGTCCGGGGTGTGTTTCACGTACAGCCCCAGGGGCGCGCTCATCCGCACCGCCTCGCCCTTGACCTGCCGCCAGGCAACCAGCAGGGAGTAGCCCTCCAGGACGGCGGCGACGGCCAGGATGATGTAGGAGAGCGTCGGGTTTCCGGGGTCCTCCCCGTGCATCAGGGTGTGGATGCCGTCGTAGACGGCGAACACCGCGCCGCCGACGAAGGTGGCGATGGACGCCAGCAGCGCCCAGATGTACCGCTCGGGTCCGTACCCCAGCGGGTGCGCCTCGTCCGCCGGCTTCGCGCTCCGCTTCAGCGCGGTCAGGAGCATCACCTCGGTCACCGTGTCGGCCACCGAGTGCGCCGCCTCGGAGAGCATCGCGCTCGATCCGCTGATGACCCCGCCCACCGCCTTGGCGGCGGCGATGCCGAGGTTCGTGACCACGGCGACGACGACCGTGCCGACGCTCTCGTCCTCGCCCGGTCCCGCGTCCGGGTCGCCGCTTCCGCTTCCGTTCACCATCGCATCGCTGCTGGACATGGTGTGACGTTATGTCGGACGGCCGGACTACGCGCGCGGGACGCGCACCACGCCCTCCTGGATGACCGTCACGGCGAGCCTGCCGTCCTGGGTCCAGATCCGGGCCTGGCCCAGACCGCGCCCGGCGGCGGCCGAGGGGGACTCCTGGTCGTACAGCAGCCATTCGTCGGCGCGGAACGGCCGGTGGAACCACATCGCGTGGTCGAGCGAGGCGCCGACCACGTCGCCGACCGCCCATCCGCCCTTCCCGTGCGCGAGCAGCACCGAGTCGAGCAGGGTCATGTCGGATACGTACGTGGCCAGGCAGGTGTGCAGGAGCGCGTCGTCGCTCTCCAGCTTGCCGGCGGTACGGAACCACACCTGCGAGCGCGGTTCGACCGGTTCGCCGACGCTGCCCCAGGGCGGGACGGTCGCGTACCGCAGGTCCACGGCTCCGCGCGCCTCGATGAGCCGTTCCACCGTGCCCGGGTTGCGGAAGATCTCCCGGTAGAGCGGGAGGGATTCGGCGGCCGTCGGGAGGGTCTCCGGATCGGGGGCGTCGGGCATCTCGGCCTGGTGGTCGAGCCCTTCCTCGTACGTCTGGAAGGACGCGGAGAGGTGGAAGATCGGCTGGCCGTGCTGGACGGCGACGACGCGGCGCGTGGTGAAGGAGCGTCCGTCGCGGATCCGGTCGACCGAGTACACGATCGGCGCGCCGGGGTCCCCGGCGCGCAGGAAGTACGAGTGGAGCGAGTGCGCGGTGCGGTCCTCGGGCACGGTACGGCCGGCCGCGACCAGGGCCTGGGCCGCGACCTGACCGCCGAAGACCCGCGGTACCAGCGCGGAACGACTGGTACCGCGGAAGATGTTCTCCTCGATCTGCTCCAGGTCGAGCAGATCGAGGAGCGTCGTCAGTGCCTCGTTCATGGGGGGAAGCGTAAGACGCCTACAGGCCCATCGACTTGGCGATGATGGACTTCATGACCTCGCTGGTGCCGCCGTAGATGCGGTTCACGCGGTTGTCGGCGTACAGGCGGGCGATCGGGTACTCGTTCATGTAGCCGTAGCCGCCGTGCAGCTGGAGGCACTTGTCGATGACGCGGTGCGCGACCTCGGTGCAGAACAGCTTCGCGGAAGCGGCCTCGGCGGCGGTGAGCTCACCGGCGTCCAGGGCCTCCAGGGCGCGGTCGGCGACGGCCTCGGCGGCGTCCACCTCGGCCTGGCAGGCGGCCAGTTCGAACTTGGTGTTCTGGAAGTGCGCGACCGGCTTGCCGAAGACGGTGCGGTCCGTCACGTACTGCTGGGCGAACCGGACGGCGGCCTTGGACTGCGCGTACGCGCCGAAGGCGATGCCCCAGCGCTCGGACGGCAGGTTGGCGCCGAGGTAGTAGAAGCCCTTGTTCTCCTCGCCGAGCAGGTCCTCGACCGGGACCTTCACGTCGACGAACGCCAGCTCGGCGGTGTCGGAGGTGCGCAGGCCGAGCTTGTCGAGCTTGCGGCCGATGGAGTAGCCCTCGGACTTGGTGTCCACGGCGAAGAGGGAGATGCCGAAGCGGCGGTCGTCCTCGCTCGGGGCGGAGGTGCGGGCGCAGACGATCACGCGGTCGGCGTGCACGCCACCCGTGATGAAGGTCTTGGAGCCGTTGAGGACGTAGTGCGTGCCGTCCTCGGAGAGCTTGGCGGTGGTCTTCATGCCCGCGACGTCGGAACCGGTGCCCGGCTCGGTCATCGCCAGGGCCCACATCTCCTCGCCGGAGACGAACTTCGGCAGGAAGCGCTTCTTCTGCTCGATGTCGGCCAGCATCTTGATGTAGGGCAGGGCGAGCAGCACGTGCACGCCGGAGCCGCCGAAGTTGACGCCCGCGCGGGAGGTCTCTTCGTAGAGGACGGCCTCGAACTTGTGGGTGTCCAGGCCCGCGCCGCCGAACTCCTCGGGGACGTTGATCCCGAAGATGCCCAGCTCGCCGAGCTTGTAGTAGAACTCGCGCGGGGCCTGGCCGGCTGCGAACCACTCGTCGTAGACCGGGACGACCTCGGCCTCGATGAAGGCGCGGATGGTCTCGCGGAACGCCTCGTGGTCCTCGTTGAACACCGTACGGCGCACGGCCGACTCCCTTCGTCGCGGCAGTCAGCCGCCCAATCTAAGCGCTTGCTCAGATTAAGTTACCGGCGAGTTGGTCTCGCTGTCCAGAGTGAGGTGGGGCACGTCGGCCCGGAGTCGCCCGGCGCCTCC is a window encoding:
- the tesB gene encoding acyl-CoA thioesterase II, with the translated sequence MNEALTTLLDLLDLEQIEENIFRGTSRSALVPRVFGGQVAAQALVAAGRTVPEDRTAHSLHSYFLRAGDPGAPIVYSVDRIRDGRSFTTRRVVAVQHGQPIFHLSASFQTYEEGLDHQAEMPDAPDPETLPTAAESLPLYREIFRNPGTVERLIEARGAVDLRYATVPPWGSVGEPVEPRSQVWFRTAGKLESDDALLHTCLATYVSDMTLLDSVLLAHGKGGWAVGDVVGASLDHAMWFHRPFRADEWLLYDQESPSAAAGRGLGQARIWTQDGRLAVTVIQEGVVRVPRA
- a CDS encoding cation diffusion facilitator family transporter, which gives rise to MVNGSGSGDPDAGPGEDESVGTVVVAVVTNLGIAAAKAVGGVISGSSAMLSEAAHSVADTVTEVMLLTALKRSAKPADEAHPLGYGPERYIWALLASIATFVGGAVFAVYDGIHTLMHGEDPGNPTLSYIILAVAAVLEGYSLLVAWRQVKGEAVRMSAPLGLYVKHTPDTAVKAVLLENVAALIGLALAAGGLLGAQLTGSGVYDGVASLLIGLLLVWVAWELGRSNAQYLIGRPLPEGMRAEVREELLSVLHIEGVLELTTLVQGPSEVLIAAKIDFHDLASAAQVEAACEIAEEQLRDRFPAIRRVYLDPTPSPPPSPPSPS
- a CDS encoding acyl-CoA dehydrogenase family protein, which encodes MRRTVFNEDHEAFRETIRAFIEAEVVPVYDEWFAAGQAPREFYYKLGELGIFGINVPEEFGGAGLDTHKFEAVLYEETSRAGVNFGGSGVHVLLALPYIKMLADIEQKKRFLPKFVSGEEMWALAMTEPGTGSDVAGMKTTAKLSEDGTHYVLNGSKTFITGGVHADRVIVCARTSAPSEDDRRFGISLFAVDTKSEGYSIGRKLDKLGLRTSDTAELAFVDVKVPVEDLLGEENKGFYYLGANLPSERWGIAFGAYAQSKAAVRFAQQYVTDRTVFGKPVAHFQNTKFELAACQAEVDAAEAVADRALEALDAGELTAAEAASAKLFCTEVAHRVIDKCLQLHGGYGYMNEYPIARLYADNRVNRIYGGTSEVMKSIIAKSMGL